In Seonamhaeicola sp. S2-3, the genomic window AATTAAGTAATCTATTTAAGTGAATAATTATAAAAAAAGGTTAAATATTTAATTTCGTACAATAAATACTATAAAAAAACATAAGTTTGGGAAATTTTGTTATATTGTGAAAATACAATAAAATTTATTGTAATTAGTATTAATAATTGAAAATGATTATGGAATTGATAGATAAAGCTTTGGAGTTTGAGCAACGCAAACACACTTTTAAAACTACTAGCGAGCGTATTGAATCGTCTCGTGAAGTAAAGGCTCTTATTTTAGAAATAAACAATGTTTATAAAGAAAATAAAGATCCTGAACTTATGGACTTAATGAAACGTTTAACAGTAATAAAACAAAAAATTGAAAAGCGTTTAAAAGGTAGAAATGTATAAATCAATATACACTTTAACCAAAACAAAACGCCTCAATAAAATTGAGGCGTTTTGTTTTTAAGTACTTTAAGAATAGTTATTCTAAACGTTCAATTTTAGCACCAATAGCACGTAAACGTTCATCTATATTTTCGTAACCTCTATCTATTTGTTCTATATTCATTATAGTTGATGTTCCTTTAGCAGATAAGGCTGCAATAAGTAAGGATACACCAGCACGAATATCAGGCGAGGTCATAGTAGTTGCTTTCAAAGTAGATTTAAAATCATGCCCTATTACAGTAGCTCTATGCGGATCGCACAAAATAATTTTAGCCCCCATATCTATTAGTTTATCTACAAAGAATAAGCGGCTTTCAAACATTTTTTGATGGATTAAAACGCTACCTCTTGCTTGGGTTGCTACTACCAAAATTATACTTAATAAATCTGGTGTAAACCCAGGCCACGGTGCATCAGAAACAGTTAAAATAGATCCATCTATAAAACTTTGTATTTCATAGCCATTGGTATGCGCTGGTATATGAATGTCATCGCCTTGTTTTTCAACGGTAATACCTAATTTTCTAAACACATTTGGTATTAATCCTAAATCATCCCAAGAGACATTGGTAATGGTTAATTCGCTTTTGGTCATTGCCGCTAAACCAATCCAACTACCAATTTCAATCATGTCTGGTAGCATGGTGTGCTCTGTACCTCCTAAACTTTCAACACCATCAATAATTAACATATTAGAGCCCACTCCACTAATTTTGGCTCCCATTCTATTTAGCATTTTACAAAGCTGTTGTAAGTAAGGTTCGCAAGCCGCGTTATATATAGTGGTTTGTCCTTCAGCCAAAACCGCTGCCATAACAATATTAGCGGTTCCTGTAACAGAGGCTTCTTCTAGTAACATATAAGTACCTTTAAGTTTTTTGGCTTCTACACCATAAAACTGGTCTTC contains:
- the murA gene encoding UDP-N-acetylglucosamine 1-carboxyvinyltransferase, with translation MGVFKIEGGHQLKGSIQPQGAKNEALQILCAVLLTPEKVTINNIPDIVDVNKLINLLKKLGVKVEKLSKGTYSFQADHLNLEYLESDEFKIDGRGLRGSIMIVGPLLARFGRGYIPKPGGDKIGRRRLDTHFEGFIKLGAKFGYSKEDQFYGVEAKKLKGTYMLLEEASVTGTANIVMAAVLAEGQTTIYNAACEPYLQQLCKMLNRMGAKISGVGSNMLIIDGVESLGGTEHTMLPDMIEIGSWIGLAAMTKSELTITNVSWDDLGLIPNVFRKLGITVEKQGDDIHIPAHTNGYEIQSFIDGSILTVSDAPWPGFTPDLLSIILVVATQARGSVLIHQKMFESRLFFVDKLIDMGAKIILCDPHRATVIGHDFKSTLKATTMTSPDIRAGVSLLIAALSAKGTSTIMNIEQIDRGYENIDERLRAIGAKIERLE